One window of Salegentibacter sp. Hel_I_6 genomic DNA carries:
- a CDS encoding Lrp/AsnC family transcriptional regulator produces MQVDDLSWAILTRLQQNARYSFAKIGREIGLSSPAVAERVKKMEDAGIIKGYKTQISYHKTGHQLKAIITLRAFMGRLKPFLEKVKEFKEVNNCYRITGNENIIMEVVLRDQSHLEEFIDKLITYGETKTHIVLSQVVEFAPIDRNRRKLF; encoded by the coding sequence ATGCAAGTAGACGATTTAAGTTGGGCAATCTTAACTAGATTACAACAAAATGCCCGTTACTCTTTTGCTAAAATTGGTCGTGAAATTGGATTAAGTTCTCCAGCAGTAGCTGAAAGAGTTAAAAAAATGGAGGATGCCGGTATTATTAAAGGATATAAAACGCAAATCTCTTATCATAAAACTGGCCATCAGTTAAAGGCAATAATTACACTTAGGGCTTTTATGGGTAGATTAAAACCTTTTTTGGAAAAAGTAAAAGAATTTAAAGAGGTGAATAATTGCTATCGAATTACTGGAAATGAAAATATTATTATGGAAGTTGTTCTTCGGGATCAATCCCATTTAGAGGAATTTATAGATAAACTCATTACCTATGGTGAAACCAAAACCCATATTGTGCTGTCCCAGGTGGTAGAATTCGCACCAATAGATAGAAATAGAAGAAAGCTATTTTAA
- a CDS encoding MarC family protein → MENIWLYAIGAFTAFFAINNPVGNIPIFLSLTKQADGKRKRFISKKATFTAFVIVTGFVLLGKYIFQLFGLTIPAFKITGGILVFFVGFEMIRAQQSSIDNQTEVDFNEGISISPLAIPILAGPGTIVTAVNYTTTASYMDMGIIVAMFGLIMFLNHLAFISSEYLVRFIGQNKIIVIEKIMGLIIAIIGTNMLIEGVKLAFF, encoded by the coding sequence ATGGAAAATATCTGGTTATATGCCATAGGTGCGTTTACCGCATTTTTCGCGATTAATAATCCTGTGGGGAATATTCCAATCTTCCTTAGCTTAACCAAACAGGCCGATGGAAAAAGAAAGCGTTTTATTTCTAAAAAAGCGACTTTCACGGCTTTTGTTATCGTAACAGGATTTGTGTTATTGGGTAAATATATCTTCCAACTTTTTGGATTAACCATCCCTGCCTTTAAAATCACAGGTGGAATTTTGGTGTTTTTCGTGGGCTTTGAAATGATAAGGGCACAACAATCCAGTATTGATAACCAGACTGAAGTAGATTTTAATGAAGGAATTTCCATTTCTCCGCTGGCTATTCCAATTCTTGCTGGTCCAGGAACAATAGTAACTGCAGTAAACTATACTACCACGGCCAGCTATATGGATATGGGAATTATTGTAGCTATGTTTGGTTTAATTATGTTTTTAAATCACCTCGCTTTTATTTCCAGTGAATATTTAGTTCGGTTTATAGGCCAAAATAAGATTATTGTGATCGAAAAGATAATGGGGCTAATTATAGCAATTATTGGAACTAATATGCTTATAGAAGGTGTGAAACTCGCTTTTTTTTAG